The following proteins are co-located in the Sphingomonas donggukensis genome:
- the aroC gene encoding chorismate synthase, translated as MSHNSFGHLFRFTTWGESHGPALGAVVDGCPPGLALSEDVIQPFLDKRRPGTSRFTTQRQEADRVRILSGVFEGRTTGTPISLMIENTDQRSKDYSEVAAAYRPGHADYAYDAKYGFRDYRGGGRSSARETAARVAAGAVARLVIPEVRIRAWVEAIGGDAIDPANFDDSQIDANPFFCPDAAAAVRWEAMIDAARKAGSSLGAVIACEATGVPAGWGAPLYAKLDAELAAAAMSINAVKGVEIGDGFAAATLSGEANADAMRPGEDGPEFLANHAGGIAGGISTGQPVRLRVAFKPTSSILTPVPTITRDGDATDIRTKGRHDPCVGIRGAPVVEAMMALVLADQKLRHRAQCG; from the coding sequence ATGAGCCATAACAGCTTCGGTCATCTGTTCCGCTTCACCACGTGGGGCGAGTCGCATGGGCCTGCGCTTGGCGCGGTGGTCGACGGGTGTCCGCCGGGGCTGGCGCTGAGCGAGGACGTCATCCAGCCGTTCCTCGACAAGCGGCGGCCGGGGACGTCGCGCTTCACGACGCAACGGCAGGAGGCCGACCGGGTCCGCATCCTGTCGGGGGTGTTCGAGGGGCGGACGACGGGGACGCCGATCAGCCTGATGATCGAGAACACCGACCAGCGATCGAAGGATTATTCGGAAGTCGCCGCCGCCTATCGCCCCGGCCACGCCGACTATGCCTATGACGCCAAATACGGTTTCCGCGACTATCGCGGCGGCGGGCGGTCGTCGGCGCGGGAGACGGCGGCGCGTGTCGCGGCGGGGGCGGTGGCGCGGCTGGTAATCCCGGAAGTGCGTATCCGCGCCTGGGTCGAGGCGATCGGCGGGGATGCGATCGACCCGGCCAATTTCGACGATTCGCAGATCGACGCCAACCCGTTCTTCTGCCCCGATGCGGCAGCGGCGGTGCGGTGGGAGGCGATGATCGATGCCGCGCGCAAGGCGGGATCGTCGCTGGGCGCGGTGATCGCGTGCGAGGCGACCGGCGTTCCCGCCGGCTGGGGCGCGCCGCTCTATGCCAAGCTGGATGCCGAACTCGCCGCCGCGGCGATGTCGATCAATGCGGTGAAGGGTGTCGAGATCGGCGACGGGTTTGCCGCGGCGACGCTGTCGGGCGAGGCCAATGCCGATGCGATGCGGCCCGGTGAGGACGGCCCGGAATTCCTCGCCAATCATGCCGGCGGGATCGCCGGGGGCATCTCGACCGGCCAGCCGGTGCGGCTGCGCGTCGCGTTCAAGCCGACCAGTTCGATCCTGACTCCGGTGCCGACGATTACCCGCGACGGCGACGCGACCGATATCCGCACGAAAGGCCGGCACGACCCCTGTGTCGGGATTCGCGGCGCGCCGGTGGTCGAGGCGATGATGGCGCTGGTGCTGGCCGACCAGAAGCTGCGCCACCGCGCGCAATGCGGGTGA
- the fabI gene encoding enoyl-ACP reductase FabI, with protein sequence MNGLMQGKRGLIMGLANDKSLAWGIARKLSEAGAEMAFSYQGEALEKRVRPLAAQLGQDFLIPCDVSDMADLDRCFATLAERWPTIDFVVHAIGFSDKTELRGGYVDTSLDNFLMTMNISVYSFVAVAQRAAKMMAPLDAETGTGGGSLLTLSYYGAEKVIPHYNVMGVAKAALETSVQYLAVDLGRDNIRVNAISAGPIKTLAASGIGDFRLILKWNELNSPLKRNVTIEDVGGSALYLLSDLASGVTGETHHVDAGYNVIGMKAEDAPDIALA encoded by the coding sequence GTGAACGGATTGATGCAGGGCAAGCGCGGGCTCATCATGGGCCTTGCCAACGACAAGTCGCTGGCGTGGGGCATCGCCCGGAAGCTGAGCGAGGCCGGCGCCGAAATGGCGTTCAGCTATCAGGGAGAGGCACTGGAGAAGCGCGTCCGCCCGCTCGCCGCGCAACTGGGCCAGGACTTCCTGATCCCGTGCGACGTCAGCGACATGGCCGACCTCGACCGCTGCTTCGCCACGCTGGCCGAACGCTGGCCGACGATCGACTTCGTCGTCCATGCGATCGGTTTTTCGGACAAGACCGAACTGCGCGGCGGCTATGTCGACACCAGCCTCGACAATTTCCTGATGACGATGAACATCAGCGTCTATTCGTTCGTCGCGGTCGCCCAGCGCGCGGCGAAGATGATGGCGCCGTTAGATGCCGAGACGGGCACGGGCGGCGGGTCGCTGCTGACGCTGAGCTATTATGGCGCGGAAAAGGTCATCCCCCACTACAACGTGATGGGCGTGGCGAAGGCCGCGCTGGAGACGAGCGTTCAGTATCTGGCGGTCGACCTGGGCCGCGACAACATCCGCGTCAACGCGATCTCCGCCGGACCGATCAAGACGCTGGCGGCATCGGGCATCGGAGATTTCCGCCTGATCCTCAAATGGAACGAACTGAACTCGCCGCTGAAGCGCAACGTCACGATCGAGGACGTCGGCGGATCGGCACTGTACCTGCTGAGCGATCTTGCGAGCGGCGTGACCGGCGAGACGCACCACGTCGACGCCGGCTACAACGTGATCGGCATGAAGGCAGAGGACGCACCGGACATCGCGCTGGCGTGA
- a CDS encoding YihY/virulence factor BrkB family protein: MDDIAPQTPEARAHKHGRARARIDRGLAKVRPGSAAWEVMKRVLVGVYNDGFIHAGNLAYLALMTVFPFFIVAAAIASIFGQSAEVQHAVASFLNVLPPDVAEILRKPIADVLAARTGSLLWLGGLVGLWTVGSFIETIRDIFRRAYGTTFANPFWRYRLSSVAVIVGSVILALLSFLVQGVLTAAEQFVYRLVPFAEDAAGWIGLSRIVPGAVMFGALYMLFYSVTPSKYRYSKCPKWPGALFTAVWWVSMTALLPQILASFGGYGMTYGSLAGVVVALLFFFLIGLGIVFGAHLNAALAEPPEPALEGATVSKAAEAATA; this comes from the coding sequence ATGGACGATATCGCCCCTCAGACGCCCGAAGCCCGCGCCCACAAACACGGGCGCGCGCGTGCCCGCATCGACCGTGGCCTGGCGAAGGTGCGTCCCGGCAGCGCCGCCTGGGAAGTGATGAAGCGCGTGCTGGTCGGCGTGTACAACGACGGCTTCATCCACGCCGGCAACCTGGCCTATCTGGCGTTGATGACGGTGTTTCCGTTCTTCATCGTCGCCGCCGCGATCGCGTCGATCTTCGGCCAGAGCGCGGAGGTGCAGCACGCGGTCGCATCCTTCCTGAACGTGCTGCCCCCCGACGTCGCCGAAATCCTACGGAAACCGATCGCCGACGTGCTGGCGGCGCGCACCGGATCGCTGCTGTGGCTGGGCGGGCTGGTCGGCCTGTGGACCGTCGGCAGCTTCATCGAGACGATCCGCGACATCTTCCGTCGCGCTTACGGCACGACCTTCGCCAACCCGTTCTGGCGCTATCGCCTGAGTTCCGTCGCGGTGATCGTCGGGTCGGTGATCCTGGCGCTGCTGTCGTTCCTTGTGCAGGGCGTGCTGACCGCGGCCGAGCAGTTCGTGTACCGGCTGGTGCCCTTTGCCGAAGATGCGGCGGGCTGGATCGGGCTCAGCCGCATCGTGCCCGGCGCGGTGATGTTCGGCGCGCTGTACATGCTGTTCTATTCGGTGACGCCGTCCAAATACCGCTATTCGAAATGCCCGAAATGGCCGGGCGCGCTGTTCACCGCGGTCTGGTGGGTCAGCATGACCGCGCTGCTGCCGCAGATCCTGGCGTCGTTCGGCGGATACGGCATGACCTATGGCAGCCTGGCCGGGGTGGTCGTCGCGCTGCTGTTCTTCTTCCTCATCGGCCTCGGCATCGTATTCGGCGCGCACCTGAACGCGGCACTGGCGGAACCGCCCGAACCGGCGCTAGAGGGTGCAACGGTTAGCAAGGCAGCGGAGGCCGCGACGGCGTGA